In Crinalium epipsammum PCC 9333, the genomic window CACTTGGGAAGAACAGCAGCTAGAAAAGCATGAATTGATCAACGGTCAAGTTTATGCCATGAGCGGCGGTAGTGTAAATCACAGTCGCATAGCAGTACGCTTTACTACCCTGATTGATACGCATTTAGACGGTAGCAACTGTATTACTGGTAACTCTGACCTGCGAATTAACATTGTTGGTACAAATAACTACACCTACCCAGATGCTAGCGTCACGTGCGACGATCGCGACAAAACCACCACCCAATACATCACCTACCCCTGCTTAATCGTCGAAATACTCTCAAAAAGTACCGAAGCCTACGACAGAGGCGGCAAATTCAGAATGTATCGCAACAATCCAGCCTTACAAGATTACTTATTAGTAAGTTCCACTAGCATCGAAATGGACTTATATCATAAAAATGAAGCAGGTGACTGGTTGATTATCAACTACAAAGCAGGCGACACGATCAAACTTAAAAGCATTAACCTCAATTTTCCAATTGAGCAAGTCTATCGCAGTTTAACTCTTGAACCAGAGAATGAAGGCTAAAACAGATTGGATCATTGTCCTCAGCGCCTTGTCGGTTGCTATAAATCCCCAAAAAACAAGGGTTCTAACTTACCGAAAAGCTAAAACCCTTATCTTATTTAATGCGGATGAAAGGACTTGAACCTTCACTCCTCTCGGAACTAGAACCTAAATCTAGCGCGTCTGCCAATTCCGCCACATCCGCAAATATTCCTTAACTATCATAGCAAAACTTTTACGATTATGGCAAGTATTATTGGCTTTATTTTCGAGATTTATTTTTAAATTAGTTTAACCAACCAGTAGCGATTGTCCTCCGTCAATCCAAACCTCAGTTCCAGTAACGTGGCTAGAGGCATCTGAGGCTAAAAATAGCACCAGTTGGGCTACCTGTTCAGAAGTCCCAGGCTTACCATCTGTTAGAGGGATTTCTCCTTCAGGATACTCAACTTCTTCCTTAATCTCCTCCACATCCCGTCGCTCTGTATTTTCGTCAATACTGGTTGTAATTGCCCCTGGGCAAATCACATTTACACGGATACGGTGTTCAGCAAGTTCTAACGCCGCCATTTTAGTAAAAGCTACTTGGGCAGCCTTAGAACAAGCATAAGCGGTAGCACCAGTATTGCTGAATATACGAGTGCCATTAACCGAGGAGGTGACAATTACCGAGCCACCTTGTTTTTTGAGATAAGGCACAGCATATTTAACCGTCAAAAATGTACCTTTTAGGTTAATATTTAGGGTTTTATCCCATTCTTCTGGCTCCAACTCTTCCAACGATGCCCAAACCCCATTAATTCCAGCATTGGCAAAGACAATATCCAAGCGCCCCCATTGATTGACAATCTGCTGTACAGCTTGTTGCATCTGTTCTGGTTGAGAGATATCTGCTGTAACTGGTATTGCTTCACCGCCAGCAGCTTGAATTTGGGCTACTGTTTTGTTTAATTCTTCCTCCGTCCGACCTAGTGCCGCTACTTTTGCGCCTTCTTTGGCAAACAACAACGCTGTTGCCTTAGCGATACCGGAACCAGCACCAGTAATCAATGCGACTTTTTCTGCCAGTTGCATATCCTTTCTCCGCTTTTAACTATAGAAGTTACCCACAGGACTTACGCAAAGCCTAAGTCCTGTAGGGTGCGTTAGCGTAGCGTAACGCACCCTAC contains:
- a CDS encoding Uma2 family endonuclease codes for the protein MIAAKENFSTLTPEEYFTWEEQQLEKHELINGQVYAMSGGSVNHSRIAVRFTTLIDTHLDGSNCITGNSDLRINIVGTNNYTYPDASVTCDDRDKTTTQYITYPCLIVEILSKSTEAYDRGGKFRMYRNNPALQDYLLVSSTSIEMDLYHKNEAGDWLIINYKAGDTIKLKSINLNFPIEQVYRSLTLEPENEG
- a CDS encoding SDR family oxidoreductase, with translation MQLAEKVALITGAGSGIAKATALLFAKEGAKVAALGRTEEELNKTVAQIQAAGGEAIPVTADISQPEQMQQAVQQIVNQWGRLDIVFANAGINGVWASLEELEPEEWDKTLNINLKGTFLTVKYAVPYLKKQGGSVIVTSSVNGTRIFSNTGATAYACSKAAQVAFTKMAALELAEHRIRVNVICPGAITTSIDENTERRDVEEIKEEVEYPEGEIPLTDGKPGTSEQVAQLVLFLASDASSHVTGTEVWIDGGQSLLVG